Proteins from one Candidatus Sulfotelmatobacter sp. genomic window:
- the lexA gene encoding transcriptional repressor LexA — MAERATTEKQQRILEVIRSFTAERGYPPSVREIGERVGLSSSSTVQSHLKTLERRGLLKRDPTKPRALVAPRTGDEPPMVPSVTLPIVGRVAAGVPITAAENLEDNFVLPADWAPRKGGFMLRVKGDSMIEAAILDGDLIVVEPQPTAHNGEIVVAMIDGEATVKRFYREDGRFRLQPENAAMAPIYADDVTIVGRVEAVIRRL; from the coding sequence ATGGCCGAGCGGGCCACGACGGAGAAACAGCAGCGCATCCTCGAGGTGATCCGTTCCTTCACGGCCGAGCGGGGCTACCCACCGTCGGTGCGCGAGATCGGAGAGCGGGTCGGGCTCTCCTCGTCCTCGACGGTGCAATCGCACCTCAAGACGCTCGAGCGGCGCGGGCTGCTCAAGCGCGATCCCACCAAGCCGCGCGCGCTCGTGGCGCCGCGCACGGGCGACGAGCCGCCCATGGTGCCGTCGGTGACGCTGCCGATCGTCGGCCGCGTGGCCGCCGGCGTACCGATCACGGCCGCCGAGAACCTCGAGGACAACTTCGTGCTGCCGGCCGATTGGGCGCCGCGTAAGGGCGGCTTCATGCTGCGGGTCAAGGGCGACTCGATGATCGAGGCCGCGATCCTGGACGGCGACCTGATCGTGGTCGAGCCGCAGCCGACGGCGCACAACGGCGAGATCGTCGTCGCGATGATCGACGGCGAGGCGACCGTCAAGCGCTTCTACCGCGAGGACGGCCGGTTCCGGCTCCAGCCGGAGAACGCGGCGATGGCGCCAATCTACGCCGACGATGTCACCATCGTCGGTCGCGTCGAGGCGGTCATCCGAAGACTCTGA
- a CDS encoding LysM peptidoglycan-binding domain-containing protein, which produces MTTRRKPTLMPLVALAALGLSVTLPVLSTSVHAASPVAYTNVTVRPGDTVWSLAERRTAAGGDVQSTVDAILTANHLGAANLSVGQHLRVPQ; this is translated from the coding sequence GTGACCACTCGACGGAAGCCGACCCTGATGCCGCTGGTCGCGCTGGCCGCACTCGGCCTCTCGGTGACGCTCCCGGTCCTCTCGACCTCCGTCCACGCCGCTTCGCCCGTCGCGTACACGAACGTGACGGTCCGCCCCGGCGACACGGTCTGGTCGCTCGCCGAGCGCCGCACGGCTGCAGGCGGCGACGTGCAGAGCACCGTCGACGCGATCCTGACTGCGAACCACCTCGGCGCCGCGAACCTGAGCGTCGGCCAGCACCTGCGGGTCCCGCAGTAG
- a CDS encoding Panacea domain-containing protein has translation MLPMTLLRIFAQSRIRGPAEASESRQENPSNPMARRPRFNERKATQVAARILASVGGRMPYLSLMKLMYFIDRAALLRWGTPLTNDAYFSMDNGPVLSRVKDLMTEEDPAPGFWSHHISSPTNYRVELIDEAGNDQLSPAEERLIDEIVSENRGLDRWKLVEKSHKLPEWKHPNGSSTSIEIDDILEAGGIGAKQREEMVRELESVRRVQALLVD, from the coding sequence ATGCTGCCGATGACGCTCTTAAGGATCTTCGCCCAGTCGCGCATTCGCGGGCCGGCGGAGGCCTCTGAATCCCGCCAGGAGAATCCTTCTAACCCGATGGCGCGCCGCCCACGATTTAACGAGCGAAAGGCTACGCAGGTAGCCGCTCGCATCCTCGCCTCTGTCGGCGGTCGTATGCCTTACCTCAGCCTCATGAAGCTGATGTATTTTATTGACCGCGCGGCACTGCTGCGCTGGGGAACGCCTCTTACAAACGACGCGTACTTTTCAATGGACAATGGACCGGTATTGAGCCGCGTCAAAGACCTGATGACCGAAGAGGATCCGGCACCGGGTTTTTGGTCGCATCATATATCGAGCCCGACAAACTACCGAGTCGAACTGATCGATGAGGCAGGGAACGACCAGCTTTCGCCAGCTGAAGAGCGACTGATCGACGAAATCGTTTCAGAAAATCGCGGCCTCGATCGTTGGAAACTCGTCGAAAAGAGCCACAAGTTGCCGGAGTGGAAGCATCCAAACGGAAGTAGTACGTCCATCGAGATAGACGACATTCTAGAAGCCGGAGGCATTGGCGCAAAGCAGCGCGAGGAGATGGTCCGCGAGCTTGAGAGTGTGAGAAGGGTTCAAGCCCTCCTCGTTGACTAA
- a CDS encoding methionine gamma-lyase family protein, giving the protein MIDALLDGLTVDPRVRTAAEAAAPWLERREPRAARVRTRVMRAFLDEGIAESDLAGTTGYGYDDAARQRYESLLARLFGAERVLARLSIVSGTHAIVAGLDALVPSGETLLAANGAPYDTLRYAIADAPYSLASRGVRYAEVARTPEGDTDLTALAEAARTQRPAVVFVQRSRGYAARRSLTIDAIARIVEVVRAAHAPAMVFVDNCYGELVEEREPLEVGADVIAGSLIKNLGGGLAPAGGYLAGRADAIEKIATRVFAPGIGAGLGPTLGFGRALVQGLFYAPLVVAETLRGLDFAAALFAELGVDVDPLPGEARTDIVQAIRLGTPERLIAFARGLQKAMPINARFAPEPGPVPGYVDPVIMSSGSFVSGATIELSCDAPLRPPYEVYLQGGLAAEHTALGALMAAQAVCRFE; this is encoded by the coding sequence ATGATCGACGCGCTGCTGGACGGCCTGACCGTCGATCCGCGCGTGCGCACCGCCGCGGAGGCCGCCGCACCGTGGCTCGAACGCCGCGAACCGCGCGCGGCGCGCGTGCGCACGCGCGTGATGCGCGCGTTCCTCGACGAGGGGATCGCCGAGAGCGACCTCGCCGGCACGACCGGCTACGGCTACGACGACGCCGCGCGCCAACGGTACGAGTCTCTCCTAGCCCGGTTGTTCGGCGCGGAGCGCGTGTTGGCGCGACTCTCGATCGTGAGCGGAACGCACGCGATCGTGGCCGGCCTCGACGCCCTGGTGCCGTCAGGCGAAACGCTGCTGGCGGCCAACGGCGCGCCGTACGATACGCTGCGCTACGCGATCGCGGACGCACCGTACTCGCTCGCATCGCGCGGTGTGCGCTATGCCGAGGTCGCGCGCACGCCCGAAGGCGACACCGATCTCACGGCCCTCGCCGAGGCCGCGCGCACGCAGCGGCCGGCGGTTGTCTTCGTGCAGCGTTCGCGGGGCTACGCCGCACGTCGTTCGCTGACGATCGACGCGATCGCGCGAATCGTCGAGGTCGTGCGCGCCGCGCATGCACCGGCGATGGTGTTCGTCGACAACTGCTACGGGGAGCTGGTCGAAGAGCGCGAGCCGCTCGAGGTCGGCGCCGACGTCATCGCCGGCTCGCTGATCAAGAACCTCGGTGGCGGCCTCGCACCCGCCGGCGGCTATCTCGCGGGCCGCGCCGACGCGATCGAAAAGATCGCGACGCGCGTCTTCGCCCCCGGCATCGGCGCCGGCCTTGGGCCGACGCTGGGCTTCGGCCGCGCGCTCGTGCAAGGATTGTTCTACGCGCCGCTGGTCGTCGCGGAGACGCTGCGCGGGCTGGACTTCGCCGCCGCCCTGTTCGCGGAGCTAGGAGTCGATGTCGACCCGCTTCCTGGCGAGGCCCGCACCGATATCGTCCAAGCCATCCGCCTCGGCACGCCCGAGCGCCTGATCGCGTTCGCGCGCGGCCTGCAAAAAGCGATGCCGATCAACGCGCGCTTCGCACCCGAACCCGGCCCCGTGCCCGGCTACGTCGACCCCGTCATCATGTCGAGCGGTTCGTTCGTCAGCGGCGCAACGATCGAGCTCTCGTGCGACGCCCCGCTCCGTCCACCATATGAGGTCTACCTCCAAGGCGGCCTGGCCGCCGAGCACACCGCCCTCGGCGCACTCATGGCCGCCCAGGCGGTCTGCCGCTTCGAATGA
- a CDS encoding PTS transporter subunit EIIC codes for MSPSSVASRRSSEDSDPPERSLAFPAGDGVVARLERAVAPYAQRFAQAPAVLALRETLPVAFAVAVVALLAQLALAPPQAWNLVPRRLLSGIAPAFAIASVATVLVLSVRLARRTGLPLIPLVATTLIAFALSLPRAALGSFDDFARTLGASGLFTAIVVCLATATALHYGRERFGPPVGTLVGALGALTGFGVLFALHVSVAGALARALAPLATLGDGFVALAALAAIESVLWLVGIHGPALMAALVLPAYTSLQFANTAAYAHHEPLPHIVVVSTFLFIFPGGVGATLPLVLLLLRSRVPRLRKFAYATVVPSLLNVNEPVIFGLPLIYNPVLAVPFVLAPVVLAAITYTAVALGWVGRPIFYIPSTVPVLFNVGLATLDGRAVALAVANLVIAGAIWQPFVRVYERAQAELA; via the coding sequence ATGTCACCATCGTCGGTCGCGTCGAGGCGGTCATCCGAAGACTCTGACCCGCCGGAACGCAGCCTCGCGTTCCCGGCCGGCGACGGCGTCGTCGCGCGCCTGGAGCGCGCGGTCGCGCCCTACGCCCAGCGCTTCGCGCAAGCGCCGGCCGTGCTGGCGCTGCGCGAGACCCTGCCGGTGGCCTTCGCCGTCGCGGTCGTCGCGTTGCTCGCCCAGCTGGCCCTGGCGCCGCCGCAGGCCTGGAACCTCGTTCCGCGCCGGCTGCTGAGCGGCATCGCACCCGCGTTCGCCATCGCCTCGGTCGCGACGGTGCTGGTGCTCTCGGTGCGGCTCGCGCGGCGGACCGGGTTGCCGCTGATCCCGCTGGTCGCGACGACGCTGATCGCCTTCGCGCTCTCGTTGCCGCGCGCCGCGCTCGGCTCCTTCGACGACTTCGCGCGCACGCTCGGCGCCAGCGGATTGTTCACGGCCATCGTCGTCTGTCTGGCGACGGCCACGGCGCTGCACTACGGGCGTGAGCGCTTCGGTCCGCCGGTCGGCACGTTGGTCGGCGCGCTCGGTGCGCTGACGGGGTTCGGCGTGCTGTTCGCGCTACACGTCTCCGTCGCGGGCGCGCTCGCGCGAGCGTTGGCGCCGCTGGCGACGCTGGGCGACGGCTTTGTCGCGCTGGCCGCGCTCGCGGCGATCGAGTCGGTCTTGTGGCTGGTCGGCATCCACGGCCCGGCGCTGATGGCGGCGCTGGTGCTGCCGGCGTACACCAGTCTGCAGTTCGCGAACACGGCCGCCTACGCGCACCACGAGCCGCTCCCGCACATCGTCGTGGTCTCGACGTTCCTATTCATCTTCCCCGGCGGGGTCGGCGCGACGCTGCCGCTGGTGCTGCTGCTGTTGCGCTCGCGGGTCCCGCGGCTGCGCAAGTTCGCCTACGCGACCGTCGTGCCGTCGCTGCTCAACGTCAACGAACCGGTCATCTTCGGGTTGCCGCTGATCTACAATCCGGTCCTGGCGGTGCCGTTCGTGCTCGCGCCGGTCGTGCTGGCGGCGATCACGTACACGGCCGTTGCGCTGGGCTGGGTCGGGCGGCCGATCTTCTACATCCCATCGACGGTGCCGGTGCTGTTCAACGTCGGGCTGGCGACGCTCGACGGCCGCGCCGTGGCGCTCGCGGTGGCGAACCTGGTGATCGCCGGCGCGATCTGGCAACCGTTCGTGCGCGTCTACGAGCGCGCGCAGGCGGAGCTCGCATGA
- a CDS encoding FHA domain-containing protein — MYVLEVMSGPLDGKTWTFEREITIGRDDAVATACITIDRYISRKHARLYEEPDGRLRLADLASRNGTRVGGRSLGDPEPIDLGQAFVVGRTTLRVVQA; from the coding sequence ATGTACGTCCTCGAGGTGATGAGTGGCCCGCTCGACGGGAAGACCTGGACCTTCGAGCGGGAGATCACCATCGGCCGTGATGATGCGGTAGCAACCGCATGCATCACCATCGATCGGTATATTTCCCGGAAACATGCGAGACTCTACGAGGAACCTGACGGAAGGTTACGATTGGCCGATCTCGCCAGCCGGAATGGGACCAGAGTAGGGGGGCGTTCTCTTGGCGACCCCGAGCCAATCGACCTGGGCCAGGCCTTCGTCGTGGGCCGCACCACCCTACGGGTCGTCCAGGCCTAG
- the coaBC gene encoding bifunctional phosphopantothenoylcysteine decarboxylase/phosphopantothenate--cysteine ligase CoaBC, giving the protein MNGRLILLGVTGGIAAYKAAALASRLVQRGAQLDVVMTEDALRFVGAATFAALARRPVHTSLWERVDEIPHIRLARECEVLAIVPATANTIAKLALGLADDLLTNVALATQAPLVIAPAMNSSMLAHPATLAHLQTLRARGATIVEPGVGFLAEREHGPGRLADEDALLAAIEAALSRGGDLRGERVLITAGPTREPIDPVRFLSNASSGSTGIELAREALARGAQVDLVLGPTWLEPPAGANTVRVTTAQQMDAAVRAHAAEATIAIATAAVADWRPAVAHEHKVKKTDEPQALALERTPDVLAGLGASKPPGMFLVGFAAETEDWERNAREKLVRKHLDAIAVNDVRGQKGFGPVENALTLLWGTNGRRELGQGSKRELAAHLLDAIVELRSANGRT; this is encoded by the coding sequence GTGAACGGCCGCTTGATCCTGCTCGGCGTGACCGGCGGCATCGCGGCCTATAAGGCGGCCGCGCTGGCCAGCCGGCTCGTGCAGCGCGGCGCGCAGCTCGACGTCGTCATGACCGAGGACGCGCTGCGCTTCGTCGGCGCCGCGACCTTCGCCGCGCTCGCGCGCCGGCCGGTCCACACCTCGCTCTGGGAGCGGGTCGACGAGATCCCGCACATTCGCCTCGCGCGCGAGTGCGAGGTGCTCGCGATCGTGCCGGCGACCGCGAACACGATCGCCAAGCTCGCGCTCGGGCTCGCCGACGACCTGCTGACCAACGTCGCGCTCGCGACGCAAGCGCCGCTCGTGATCGCGCCGGCGATGAACAGCTCGATGCTCGCGCACCCGGCGACGCTCGCGCATCTGCAGACGCTGCGCGCGCGCGGCGCGACGATCGTCGAGCCCGGCGTCGGTTTTCTCGCCGAGCGCGAGCACGGCCCCGGCCGGCTCGCGGACGAGGACGCGCTGCTGGCCGCGATCGAGGCCGCGCTCTCGCGCGGCGGCGACTTGCGCGGCGAACGCGTGCTGATCACCGCCGGCCCGACGCGCGAGCCGATCGATCCGGTGCGCTTCCTCTCCAACGCCTCGAGCGGCTCGACCGGCATCGAGCTGGCGCGCGAAGCGCTGGCGCGCGGTGCGCAGGTCGACCTCGTGCTCGGTCCGACCTGGCTCGAGCCGCCGGCCGGCGCGAACACCGTGCGCGTCACGACCGCGCAGCAGATGGACGCCGCGGTGCGCGCGCACGCGGCCGAGGCGACGATCGCGATCGCGACCGCCGCGGTCGCCGACTGGCGGCCCGCCGTCGCGCACGAGCACAAGGTGAAGAAGACCGACGAACCGCAAGCGCTCGCGCTCGAGCGCACCCCCGACGTCTTGGCCGGGCTGGGCGCGAGCAAACCACCGGGGATGTTCCTGGTCGGCTTCGCCGCCGAGACCGAAGACTGGGAGCGCAATGCGCGCGAGAAGTTGGTGCGCAAGCACCTCGACGCGATCGCGGTCAACGACGTGCGCGGCCAGAAGGGCTTCGGTCCGGTCGAGAACGCGCTCACGCTGTTGTGGGGCACCAACGGTCGCCGCGAGTTGGGCCAGGGCTCCAAGCGCGAGCTCGCGGCGCACCTGCTCGACGCGATCGTCGAGCTGCGCAGCGCGAACGGGCGCACCTAG
- the panC gene encoding pantoate--beta-alanine ligase gives MFVLRTPAEVRKTLADLPRPVGLVATLGALHAGHLALVERARAECATVVATIFVNPLQFGPNEDFDRYPRTFESDAAAFEAAGVDLLYAPAVETMYPPDFGTSIDAGPVAAGYEGALRPGHFRGVATVCVKLFSTVGAERAYFGQKDAQQVAVLRRVVADLNLPVELVVLPTVREADGLALSSRNVYLDPEQRAVAPTLHRALSTIADAVRAGESREQAVALGRTLLVPPAREAYLDVVDRDRFVPAESARHTLAVGSVWLGTTRLIDNEPIEGGA, from the coding sequence ATGTTCGTCCTTCGTACCCCGGCCGAGGTCCGGAAAACCTTGGCCGACTTGCCGCGGCCGGTCGGTCTGGTCGCCACCCTGGGGGCCCTCCACGCCGGGCATCTCGCCCTGGTCGAGCGGGCTCGCGCCGAGTGTGCGACCGTGGTCGCCACGATCTTCGTCAACCCGCTCCAGTTCGGCCCCAACGAAGACTTCGACCGCTACCCCCGGACCTTCGAGAGCGACGCGGCGGCCTTCGAGGCGGCCGGCGTCGACCTGCTCTACGCGCCGGCGGTCGAGACGATGTACCCGCCGGACTTCGGCACCTCGATCGACGCCGGGCCGGTGGCCGCGGGCTACGAGGGCGCGCTGCGGCCCGGGCACTTCCGCGGCGTCGCGACGGTCTGCGTGAAGCTGTTCTCGACCGTCGGCGCCGAGCGCGCCTACTTCGGCCAGAAGGACGCTCAGCAGGTGGCCGTCCTGCGCCGGGTCGTCGCCGACCTGAACCTGCCGGTCGAGTTGGTCGTGCTGCCGACGGTCCGCGAGGCGGACGGCCTGGCGCTCTCGAGCCGCAACGTCTACCTCGACCCCGAGCAGCGGGCGGTGGCGCCCACCCTCCACCGCGCGCTGAGCACGATCGCGGACGCGGTGCGGGCGGGCGAGAGCCGCGAGCAAGCGGTGGCGCTGGGACGGACCCTGCTCGTCCCGCCGGCGCGGGAAGCGTACCTCGACGTGGTCGACCGCGACCGCTTCGTCCCGGCCGAGTCGGCGCGCCACACGCTGGCGGTCGGCAGCGTGTGGCTGGGGACAACCCGCCTGATCGACAACGAGCCGATCGAGGGCGGCGCGTGA
- a CDS encoding DUF4279 domain-containing protein: MSANAEFIVLTREMSAAQISELLGFPADRSYSEGDPGMSMTTGLEVGRKRKTRWALSSEARVTSSELEDHLRVLLEITLPRADIIRNLAKTSNVFFWVFWDSDSLDRGDGPILSSEICSGIGALVLTCNLMSIARLTTKTASSIGEKIVEIACCA; the protein is encoded by the coding sequence ATGTCAGCCAACGCTGAATTCATCGTTTTGACAAGGGAGATGTCCGCCGCTCAGATCTCGGAGCTGTTGGGTTTTCCCGCCGACCGGTCGTATAGCGAAGGCGACCCGGGCATGAGTATGACGACCGGGCTCGAGGTTGGCAGGAAGCGGAAGACGCGATGGGCGCTATCCTCAGAGGCACGAGTGACGTCGAGCGAGCTCGAAGATCATCTTCGCGTCTTGCTCGAGATCACGCTGCCTCGAGCGGATATCATTCGTAATCTTGCCAAGACCTCGAACGTATTCTTTTGGGTATTTTGGGACTCTGATTCTCTGGACCGCGGCGATGGCCCCATCCTGTCCAGCGAGATATGCAGCGGTATCGGTGCCTTGGTGCTAACTTGCAATTTGATGTCTATTGCACGCTTGACCACGAAGACGGCGAGTTCGATCGGTGAAAAAATCGTCGAAATAGCTTGCTGCGCTTAG
- a CDS encoding type III pantothenate kinase produces MLLCIDVGNTETKLGAFDASGVLVGTWRITTAHRRTADEFGVLFSAFFSTARFAIDDVEAIVVSSVVPVVDRPLGEGCEKYFGVKPEFFTAANQKAIVVKTDRPREAGSDLIAAAIGAVQFVGAPAIAINFGTATTFGAIDREGAYVGAAIATGLQVSLDALVGRTAKLPQVPLVAPASPIGRETVGSIQAGLVFGAVGQAEELIARFRTVLGPQARVIASGGLAAVVATESRSIEMVEPHLVLHGLRLAYLKNGLSGNGA; encoded by the coding sequence GTGCTGCTCTGCATCGACGTCGGCAACACCGAGACCAAGCTGGGCGCGTTCGACGCGAGCGGCGTGCTGGTCGGCACGTGGCGCATCACGACCGCGCACCGGCGCACCGCCGACGAGTTCGGGGTGCTCTTCTCGGCGTTCTTCTCGACGGCGCGCTTCGCGATCGACGACGTCGAGGCGATCGTCGTCTCGTCGGTCGTTCCGGTCGTCGACCGGCCGCTCGGCGAGGGCTGCGAGAAGTACTTCGGCGTGAAGCCCGAGTTCTTCACCGCCGCCAACCAGAAGGCGATCGTGGTGAAAACCGATCGGCCGCGCGAGGCGGGTAGCGATCTGATCGCGGCCGCGATCGGCGCGGTGCAATTCGTCGGCGCGCCCGCGATCGCGATCAACTTCGGCACCGCCACGACCTTCGGCGCGATCGACCGCGAGGGCGCCTATGTCGGCGCCGCGATCGCGACCGGGCTGCAGGTCTCGCTCGACGCGCTGGTCGGGCGCACCGCCAAGCTGCCGCAGGTTCCGCTGGTCGCTCCGGCCTCGCCGATCGGCCGCGAGACGGTCGGCTCGATCCAGGCCGGACTCGTCTTCGGGGCCGTCGGCCAGGCCGAGGAGCTGATCGCCCGCTTCCGGACCGTCCTGGGGCCGCAGGCGCGGGTCATCGCCTCGGGCGGCCTGGCCGCCGTGGTGGCCACCGAGTCGCGCTCGATCGAGATGGTCGAGCCGCACCTGGTGCTGCACGGCCTCCGGCTCGCCTACCTCAAGAACGGGCTGTCGGGGAACGGCGCCTAG